From one Drosophila subpulchrella strain 33 F10 #4 breed RU33 chromosome 3L, RU_Dsub_v1.1 Primary Assembly, whole genome shotgun sequence genomic stretch:
- the LOC119553672 gene encoding AF4/FMR2 family member lilli isoform X1, with translation MSASAVEVNGNVPPVEFHMREHMVQAGVAPFPGAPAGYAAAPNPAAAAVAAAAAAQQQQQAQQQQQQQQQQQQAAQQQQQQQQVAGGPPTAADSLSMAVAAAAAKQAADPVTQMKTGNGEAAGSANNNNNNNTAGAAGAPGSAGGLTTEYSTGCGGGGASTANPVVVATSVSDVVNASLYMQQKTNLSTQTQTQYDYGYEYNGTRTSLAEPRVPGPIPHPLPLTNGHAMDMDQVQQPPEHQQHLQSSLPPQNVLSISTVLIANEAADSQQSSAMPNSGGGNTGGGGGGGGTPNSPLSSSPSSVAASQAGGCGLALNGSATEGSMSGDTSPVASGEPLLQTPPSLQQQQQQQQQQQQQQQPLLCSSPTSMQSAGTSVTGSSIASGTLAATSSSGVGLLPTTGLDSIANGGAAGCAVVPASTSQVIAHLNAAAAAASGIMSPTASVASSLSSALVPAQSVAVATLDAKSQPKRLHVSNIPFRFRDPDLRAMFGQFGTILDVEIIFNERGSKGFGFVTFANSNDAERARERLHGTVVEGRKIEVNNATARVQTKKVTTVPNVVLTKDGAIPAPALVCVQWPEAAVAAAMRGVAIQRGHVGVVGAAPYHHPHHPHHHPALLAASAAAAQQQQQRQLAAAAVATAAVAQQQQQQQAVAQQQQQQVVAAAQQQHHQQQQQQQQQQQQQQQAVQQQHQQQQQHQQQQQQQHAAAVAAAASHPHLHAAHAHAHAHAHGLGPQLAQLQAVAVPTAASNAAALQQSLAAAIQNPSGNPNAAAAAAYAARLSAATGATQSSQSAAAAAAAASMAASANAANNAAALHGFAPSSSSGESGQISVYYDPFLAAAASADPNLRFQAAKPVTEVPAAQPAAILNRRTVTTLNSNPHTINRIPVPQNVLATAPLLKTPLSQAQQQAYATAATTYTAVAARAYGAAAAAAAQPALGYATVAGYAREYADPYLGHGIGPVPGYGATMYRGGFNRFTPY, from the exons CACATGGTGCAGGCGGGCGTGGCGCCTTTCCCGGGCGCTCCGGCCGGCTATGCCGCTGCACCGAATCCCGCTGCAGCGGCTGTTGCAGCAGCTGCCGccgcccagcagcaacagcaggcccaacaacaacaacagcagcagcagcaacagcagcaggcggcccaacagcagcagcaacaacaacaggtGGCCGGAGGACCGCCCACCGCTGCCGACAGTTTGTCAATGgcggtggcggcggcggctgcCAAACAGGCTGCCGATCCAGTGACCCAAATGAAAACGGGTAATGGCGAGGCCGCAGGATctgccaacaacaacaataataacaacacAGCTGGGGCGGCAGGAGCGCCAGGATCCGCCGGAGGATTGACCACAGAATATTCAACTGGCTGTGGGGGCGGCGGTGCATCAACGGCCAATCCGGTGGTGGTGGCCACCAGTGTTTCCGACGTTGTCAATGCCTCGCTGTACATGCAACAGAAG ACAAATCTGTCAACACAAACACAGACACAGTACGACTATGGGTACGAGTACAATGGAACCAGAACCAGCCTTGCAGAACCAAGAGTCCCAGGTCCCATTCCGCATCCACTTCCACTGACAAATGGACATGCCATGGACATGGACCAAGTGCAGCAGCCACCAGAACACCAGCAGCATCTGCAATCATCGCTGCCCCCACAAAATGTGCTCAGCATA TCCACAGTATTGATCGCCAATGAGGCAGCAGATTCACAACAGAGCTCCGCCATGCCCAATTCTGGAGGCGGTAATactggcggcggcggcggaggcGGTGGCACGCCCAATTCACCGCTCAGCAGCTCCCCGTCCAGCGTAGCAGCCTCGCAGGCGGGCGGATGCGGACTGGCCCTGAACGGCAGTGCCACCGAGGGCAGTATGTCCGGGGACACATCGCCGGTGGCCAGTGGTGAACCGCTCCTGCAGACGCCGCCCTCCCtccaacaacagcagcagcagcaacagcagcagcagcagcaacagcaaccgcTCCTGTGCAGCAGTCCCACATCGATGCAATCGGCTGGCACTTCGGTGACAGGCAGCTCGATAGCATCCGGCACATTGGCGgccaccagcagcagcggcgTTGGACTCTTGCCCACCACCGGATTGGACAGTATCGCCAATGGTGGTGCAGCCGGCTGTGCCGTGGTGCCGGCCAGCACATCGCAGGTGATCGCCCACCTGAATGCAGCCGCCGCAGCGGCCAGCGGCATCATGTCGCCCACCGCCAGTGTGGCCTCTAGTCTCAGCAGCGCCCTAGTCCCGGCCCAGTCGGTCGCCGTCGCCACCCTCGATGCCAAGAGCCAGCCCAAGCGGCTGCACGTCTCCAACATACCGTTCCGCTTCCGGGATCCCGATCTGCGGGCCATGTTTGGG CAATTTGGCACCATTTTGGATGTGGAAATCATTTTCAACGAGCGCGGCAGCAAG GGATTCGGTTTTGTAACATTCGCTAACAGCAACGATGCAGAACGAGCACGCGAACGTCTACACGGCACCGTGGTTGAGGGACGCAAAATCGAG GTGAATAACGCCACTGCACGTGTACAAACCAAAAAAGTGACAACAGTACCCAACG TTGTACTGACCAAAGATGGTGCCATACCGGCCCCAGCTCTAG TCTGCGTACAATGGCCAGAAG CCGCCGTTGCCGCCGCAATGCGTGGAGTGGCCATCCAGCGCGGACACGTGGGCGTGGTCGGCGCCGCCCCCTACCATCATCCCCATCATCCGCATCACCATCCGGCGCTGCTGGCGgcctccgccgccgccgcccaacagcagcagcaacgccAACTGGCCGCCGCCGCCGTGGCCACAGCAGCAGTCgcccaacagcagcagcagcagcaggctgttgcccagcagcaacagcagcaggttGTTGCCGccgcacagcagcaacaccaccagcagcagcagcaacagcagcagcagcaacaacaacaacaacaggcagtgcagcagcaacaccagcagcagcagcaacaccaacagcagcaacaacagcaacatgcCGCCGCCGTCGCAGCTGCCGCTTCGCATCCGCATCTGCATGCCGCCCATGCCCATGCCCACGCCCACGCCCATGGTCTTGGCCCACAATTGGCGCAACTGCAGGCGGTAGCCGTGCCCACGGCCGCCAGCAATGCGGCGGCATTGCAGCAATCCCTGGCCGCCGCCATCCAGAATCCGAGCGGTAATCCCaatgctgccgctgccgccgcctaTGCCGCCCGTCTGTCGGCGGCCACGGGCGCCACACAATCGTCGCAATCggccgctgctgctgcggctgctgcttCCATGGCTGCGTCGGCCAATGCGGCCAACAATGCGGCCGCTTTGCATGGATTCGCGCC TTCGTCATCAAGTGGGGAATCAGGTCAGATCAG TGTATACTATGATCCCTTCTTAGCAGCCGCTGCATCCGCTGATCCAAATCTACGCTTCCAG GCAGCCAAACCGGTCACTGAAGTTCCAGCCGCTCAGCCAGCCGCCatattaaat CGCCGCACTGTGACTACGCTAAACAGTAACCCACATACGATCAACCGCATTCCGGTTCCACAGAATGTTTTG GCCACTGCTCCGCTGTTAAAGACACCGCTGTCTCAGGCCCAGCAGCAGGCGTACGCCACGGCGGCCACCACCTACACGGCGGTAGCCGCCCGAGCCTACGGAGCCGCTGCCGCAGCAGCCGCCCAGCCAGCCCTCGGCTACGCCACCGTAGCTGG ataTGCGCGCGAATATGCAGATCCTTATCTAGGACATGGCATTGGACCAGTTCCTGGATACGGG GCAACCATGTATCGCGGTGGCTTCAATCGTTTCACGCCATATTAA
- the LOC119553672 gene encoding AF4/FMR2 family member lilli isoform X4, protein MYYPHMVQAGVAPFPGAPAGYAAAPNPAAAAVAAAAAAQQQQQAQQQQQQQQQQQQAAQQQQQQQQVAGGPPTAADSLSMAVAAAAAKQAADPVTQMKTGNGEAAGSANNNNNNNTAGAAGAPGSAGGLTTEYSTGCGGGGASTANPVVVATSVSDVVNASLYMQQKTNLSTQTQTQYDYGYEYNGTRTSLAEPRVPGPIPHPLPLTNGHAMDMDQVQQPPEHQQHLQSSLPPQNVLSISTVLIANEAADSQQSSAMPNSGGGNTGGGGGGGGTPNSPLSSSPSSVAASQAGGCGLALNGSATEGSMSGDTSPVASGEPLLQTPPSLQQQQQQQQQQQQQQQPLLCSSPTSMQSAGTSVTGSSIASGTLAATSSSGVGLLPTTGLDSIANGGAAGCAVVPASTSQVIAHLNAAAAAASGIMSPTASVASSLSSALVPAQSVAVATLDAKSQPKRLHVSNIPFRFRDPDLRAMFGQFGTILDVEIIFNERGSKGFGFVTFANSNDAERARERLHGTVVEGRKIEVNNATARVQTKKVTTVPNVVLTKDGAIPAPALVCVQWPEAAVAAAMRGVAIQRGHVGVVGAAPYHHPHHPHHHPALLAASAAAAQQQQQRQLAAAAVATAAVAQQQQQQQAVAQQQQQQVVAAAQQQHHQQQQQQQQQQQQQQQAVQQQHQQQQQHQQQQQQQHAAAVAAAASHPHLHAAHAHAHAHAHGLGPQLAQLQAVAVPTAASNAAALQQSLAAAIQNPSGNPNAAAAAAYAARLSAATGATQSSQSAAAAAAAASMAASANAANNAAALHGFAPSSSSGESGQISVYYDPFLAAAASADPNLRFQAAKPVTEVPAAQPAAILNRRTVTTLNSNPHTINRIPVPQNVLATAPLLKTPLSQAQQQAYATAATTYTAVAARAYGAAAAAAAQPALGYATVAGYAREYADPYLGHGIGPVPGYGATMYRGGFNRFTPY, encoded by the exons CACATGGTGCAGGCGGGCGTGGCGCCTTTCCCGGGCGCTCCGGCCGGCTATGCCGCTGCACCGAATCCCGCTGCAGCGGCTGTTGCAGCAGCTGCCGccgcccagcagcaacagcaggcccaacaacaacaacagcagcagcagcaacagcagcaggcggcccaacagcagcagcaacaacaacaggtGGCCGGAGGACCGCCCACCGCTGCCGACAGTTTGTCAATGgcggtggcggcggcggctgcCAAACAGGCTGCCGATCCAGTGACCCAAATGAAAACGGGTAATGGCGAGGCCGCAGGATctgccaacaacaacaataataacaacacAGCTGGGGCGGCAGGAGCGCCAGGATCCGCCGGAGGATTGACCACAGAATATTCAACTGGCTGTGGGGGCGGCGGTGCATCAACGGCCAATCCGGTGGTGGTGGCCACCAGTGTTTCCGACGTTGTCAATGCCTCGCTGTACATGCAACAGAAG ACAAATCTGTCAACACAAACACAGACACAGTACGACTATGGGTACGAGTACAATGGAACCAGAACCAGCCTTGCAGAACCAAGAGTCCCAGGTCCCATTCCGCATCCACTTCCACTGACAAATGGACATGCCATGGACATGGACCAAGTGCAGCAGCCACCAGAACACCAGCAGCATCTGCAATCATCGCTGCCCCCACAAAATGTGCTCAGCATA TCCACAGTATTGATCGCCAATGAGGCAGCAGATTCACAACAGAGCTCCGCCATGCCCAATTCTGGAGGCGGTAATactggcggcggcggcggaggcGGTGGCACGCCCAATTCACCGCTCAGCAGCTCCCCGTCCAGCGTAGCAGCCTCGCAGGCGGGCGGATGCGGACTGGCCCTGAACGGCAGTGCCACCGAGGGCAGTATGTCCGGGGACACATCGCCGGTGGCCAGTGGTGAACCGCTCCTGCAGACGCCGCCCTCCCtccaacaacagcagcagcagcaacagcagcagcagcagcaacagcaaccgcTCCTGTGCAGCAGTCCCACATCGATGCAATCGGCTGGCACTTCGGTGACAGGCAGCTCGATAGCATCCGGCACATTGGCGgccaccagcagcagcggcgTTGGACTCTTGCCCACCACCGGATTGGACAGTATCGCCAATGGTGGTGCAGCCGGCTGTGCCGTGGTGCCGGCCAGCACATCGCAGGTGATCGCCCACCTGAATGCAGCCGCCGCAGCGGCCAGCGGCATCATGTCGCCCACCGCCAGTGTGGCCTCTAGTCTCAGCAGCGCCCTAGTCCCGGCCCAGTCGGTCGCCGTCGCCACCCTCGATGCCAAGAGCCAGCCCAAGCGGCTGCACGTCTCCAACATACCGTTCCGCTTCCGGGATCCCGATCTGCGGGCCATGTTTGGG CAATTTGGCACCATTTTGGATGTGGAAATCATTTTCAACGAGCGCGGCAGCAAG GGATTCGGTTTTGTAACATTCGCTAACAGCAACGATGCAGAACGAGCACGCGAACGTCTACACGGCACCGTGGTTGAGGGACGCAAAATCGAG GTGAATAACGCCACTGCACGTGTACAAACCAAAAAAGTGACAACAGTACCCAACG TTGTACTGACCAAAGATGGTGCCATACCGGCCCCAGCTCTAG TCTGCGTACAATGGCCAGAAG CCGCCGTTGCCGCCGCAATGCGTGGAGTGGCCATCCAGCGCGGACACGTGGGCGTGGTCGGCGCCGCCCCCTACCATCATCCCCATCATCCGCATCACCATCCGGCGCTGCTGGCGgcctccgccgccgccgcccaacagcagcagcaacgccAACTGGCCGCCGCCGCCGTGGCCACAGCAGCAGTCgcccaacagcagcagcagcagcaggctgttgcccagcagcaacagcagcaggttGTTGCCGccgcacagcagcaacaccaccagcagcagcagcaacagcagcagcagcaacaacaacaacaacaggcagtgcagcagcaacaccagcagcagcagcaacaccaacagcagcaacaacagcaacatgcCGCCGCCGTCGCAGCTGCCGCTTCGCATCCGCATCTGCATGCCGCCCATGCCCATGCCCACGCCCACGCCCATGGTCTTGGCCCACAATTGGCGCAACTGCAGGCGGTAGCCGTGCCCACGGCCGCCAGCAATGCGGCGGCATTGCAGCAATCCCTGGCCGCCGCCATCCAGAATCCGAGCGGTAATCCCaatgctgccgctgccgccgcctaTGCCGCCCGTCTGTCGGCGGCCACGGGCGCCACACAATCGTCGCAATCggccgctgctgctgcggctgctgcttCCATGGCTGCGTCGGCCAATGCGGCCAACAATGCGGCCGCTTTGCATGGATTCGCGCC TTCGTCATCAAGTGGGGAATCAGGTCAGATCAG TGTATACTATGATCCCTTCTTAGCAGCCGCTGCATCCGCTGATCCAAATCTACGCTTCCAG GCAGCCAAACCGGTCACTGAAGTTCCAGCCGCTCAGCCAGCCGCCatattaaat CGCCGCACTGTGACTACGCTAAACAGTAACCCACATACGATCAACCGCATTCCGGTTCCACAGAATGTTTTG GCCACTGCTCCGCTGTTAAAGACACCGCTGTCTCAGGCCCAGCAGCAGGCGTACGCCACGGCGGCCACCACCTACACGGCGGTAGCCGCCCGAGCCTACGGAGCCGCTGCCGCAGCAGCCGCCCAGCCAGCCCTCGGCTACGCCACCGTAGCTGG ataTGCGCGCGAATATGCAGATCCTTATCTAGGACATGGCATTGGACCAGTTCCTGGATACGGG GCAACCATGTATCGCGGTGGCTTCAATCGTTTCACGCCATATTAA
- the LOC119553672 gene encoding E1A-binding protein p400 isoform X20 yields MYYPSTVLIANEAADSQQSSAMPNSGGGNTGGGGGGGGTPNSPLSSSPSSVAASQAGGCGLALNGSATEGSMSGDTSPVASGEPLLQTPPSLQQQQQQQQQQQQQQQPLLCSSPTSMQSAGTSVTGSSIASGTLAATSSSGVGLLPTTGLDSIANGGAAGCAVVPASTSQVIAHLNAAAAAASGIMSPTASVASSLSSALVPAQSVAVATLDAKSQPKRLHVSNIPFRFRDPDLRAMFGQFGTILDVEIIFNERGSKGFGFVTFANSNDAERARERLHGTVVEGRKIEVNNATARVQTKKVTTVPNVVLTKDGAIPAPALVCVQWPEAAVAAAMRGVAIQRGHVGVVGAAPYHHPHHPHHHPALLAASAAAAQQQQQRQLAAAAVATAAVAQQQQQQQAVAQQQQQQVVAAAQQQHHQQQQQQQQQQQQQQQAVQQQHQQQQQHQQQQQQQHAAAVAAAASHPHLHAAHAHAHAHAHGLGPQLAQLQAVAVPTAASNAAALQQSLAAAIQNPSGNPNAAAAAAYAARLSAATGATQSSQSAAAAAAAASMAASANAANNAAALHGFAPSSSSGESGQISVYYDPFLAAAASADPNLRFQAAKPVTEVPAAQPAAILNRRTVTTLNSNPHTINRIPVPQNVLATAPLLKTPLSQAQQQAYATAATTYTAVAARAYGAAAAAAAQPALGYATVAGYAREYADPYLGHGIGPVPGYGATMYRGGFNRFTPY; encoded by the exons TCCACAGTATTGATCGCCAATGAGGCAGCAGATTCACAACAGAGCTCCGCCATGCCCAATTCTGGAGGCGGTAATactggcggcggcggcggaggcGGTGGCACGCCCAATTCACCGCTCAGCAGCTCCCCGTCCAGCGTAGCAGCCTCGCAGGCGGGCGGATGCGGACTGGCCCTGAACGGCAGTGCCACCGAGGGCAGTATGTCCGGGGACACATCGCCGGTGGCCAGTGGTGAACCGCTCCTGCAGACGCCGCCCTCCCtccaacaacagcagcagcagcaacagcagcagcagcagcaacagcaaccgcTCCTGTGCAGCAGTCCCACATCGATGCAATCGGCTGGCACTTCGGTGACAGGCAGCTCGATAGCATCCGGCACATTGGCGgccaccagcagcagcggcgTTGGACTCTTGCCCACCACCGGATTGGACAGTATCGCCAATGGTGGTGCAGCCGGCTGTGCCGTGGTGCCGGCCAGCACATCGCAGGTGATCGCCCACCTGAATGCAGCCGCCGCAGCGGCCAGCGGCATCATGTCGCCCACCGCCAGTGTGGCCTCTAGTCTCAGCAGCGCCCTAGTCCCGGCCCAGTCGGTCGCCGTCGCCACCCTCGATGCCAAGAGCCAGCCCAAGCGGCTGCACGTCTCCAACATACCGTTCCGCTTCCGGGATCCCGATCTGCGGGCCATGTTTGGG CAATTTGGCACCATTTTGGATGTGGAAATCATTTTCAACGAGCGCGGCAGCAAG GGATTCGGTTTTGTAACATTCGCTAACAGCAACGATGCAGAACGAGCACGCGAACGTCTACACGGCACCGTGGTTGAGGGACGCAAAATCGAG GTGAATAACGCCACTGCACGTGTACAAACCAAAAAAGTGACAACAGTACCCAACG TTGTACTGACCAAAGATGGTGCCATACCGGCCCCAGCTCTAG TCTGCGTACAATGGCCAGAAG CCGCCGTTGCCGCCGCAATGCGTGGAGTGGCCATCCAGCGCGGACACGTGGGCGTGGTCGGCGCCGCCCCCTACCATCATCCCCATCATCCGCATCACCATCCGGCGCTGCTGGCGgcctccgccgccgccgcccaacagcagcagcaacgccAACTGGCCGCCGCCGCCGTGGCCACAGCAGCAGTCgcccaacagcagcagcagcagcaggctgttgcccagcagcaacagcagcaggttGTTGCCGccgcacagcagcaacaccaccagcagcagcagcaacagcagcagcagcaacaacaacaacaacaggcagtgcagcagcaacaccagcagcagcagcaacaccaacagcagcaacaacagcaacatgcCGCCGCCGTCGCAGCTGCCGCTTCGCATCCGCATCTGCATGCCGCCCATGCCCATGCCCACGCCCACGCCCATGGTCTTGGCCCACAATTGGCGCAACTGCAGGCGGTAGCCGTGCCCACGGCCGCCAGCAATGCGGCGGCATTGCAGCAATCCCTGGCCGCCGCCATCCAGAATCCGAGCGGTAATCCCaatgctgccgctgccgccgcctaTGCCGCCCGTCTGTCGGCGGCCACGGGCGCCACACAATCGTCGCAATCggccgctgctgctgcggctgctgcttCCATGGCTGCGTCGGCCAATGCGGCCAACAATGCGGCCGCTTTGCATGGATTCGCGCC TTCGTCATCAAGTGGGGAATCAGGTCAGATCAG TGTATACTATGATCCCTTCTTAGCAGCCGCTGCATCCGCTGATCCAAATCTACGCTTCCAG GCAGCCAAACCGGTCACTGAAGTTCCAGCCGCTCAGCCAGCCGCCatattaaat CGCCGCACTGTGACTACGCTAAACAGTAACCCACATACGATCAACCGCATTCCGGTTCCACAGAATGTTTTG GCCACTGCTCCGCTGTTAAAGACACCGCTGTCTCAGGCCCAGCAGCAGGCGTACGCCACGGCGGCCACCACCTACACGGCGGTAGCCGCCCGAGCCTACGGAGCCGCTGCCGCAGCAGCCGCCCAGCCAGCCCTCGGCTACGCCACCGTAGCTGG ataTGCGCGCGAATATGCAGATCCTTATCTAGGACATGGCATTGGACCAGTTCCTGGATACGGG GCAACCATGTATCGCGGTGGCTTCAATCGTTTCACGCCATATTAA
- the LOC119553672 gene encoding ecdysone-induced protein 74EF isoform X14 gives MSASAVEVNGNVPPVEFHMREHMVQAGVAPFPGAPAGYAAAPNPAAAAVAAAAAAQQQQQAQQQQQQQQQQQQAAQQQQQQQQVAGGPPTAADSLSMAVAAAAAKQAADPVTQMKTGNGEAAGSANNNNNNNTAGAAGAPGSAGGLTTEYSTGCGGGGASTANPVVVATSVSDVVNASLYMQQKSTVLIANEAADSQQSSAMPNSGGGNTGGGGGGGGTPNSPLSSSPSSVAASQAGGCGLALNGSATEGSMSGDTSPVASGEPLLQTPPSLQQQQQQQQQQQQQQQPLLCSSPTSMQSAGTSVTGSSIASGTLAATSSSGVGLLPTTGLDSIANGGAAGCAVVPASTSQVIAHLNAAAAAASGIMSPTASVASSLSSALVPAQSVAVATLDAKSQPKRLHVSNIPFRFRDPDLRAMFGQFGTILDVEIIFNERGSKGFGFVTFANSNDAERARERLHGTVVEGRKIEVNNATARVQTKKVTTVPNVCVQWPEAAVAAAMRGVAIQRGHVGVVGAAPYHHPHHPHHHPALLAASAAAAQQQQQRQLAAAAVATAAVAQQQQQQQAVAQQQQQQVVAAAQQQHHQQQQQQQQQQQQQQQAVQQQHQQQQQHQQQQQQQHAAAVAAAASHPHLHAAHAHAHAHAHGLGPQLAQLQAVAVPTAASNAAALQQSLAAAIQNPSGNPNAAAAAAYAARLSAATGATQSSQSAAAAAAAASMAASANAANNAAALHGFAPVYYDPFLAAAASADPNLRFQATAPLLKTPLSQAQQQAYATAATTYTAVAARAYGAAAAAAAQPALGYATVAGYAREYADPYLGHGIGPVPGYGATMYRGGFNRFTPY, from the exons CACATGGTGCAGGCGGGCGTGGCGCCTTTCCCGGGCGCTCCGGCCGGCTATGCCGCTGCACCGAATCCCGCTGCAGCGGCTGTTGCAGCAGCTGCCGccgcccagcagcaacagcaggcccaacaacaacaacagcagcagcagcaacagcagcaggcggcccaacagcagcagcaacaacaacaggtGGCCGGAGGACCGCCCACCGCTGCCGACAGTTTGTCAATGgcggtggcggcggcggctgcCAAACAGGCTGCCGATCCAGTGACCCAAATGAAAACGGGTAATGGCGAGGCCGCAGGATctgccaacaacaacaataataacaacacAGCTGGGGCGGCAGGAGCGCCAGGATCCGCCGGAGGATTGACCACAGAATATTCAACTGGCTGTGGGGGCGGCGGTGCATCAACGGCCAATCCGGTGGTGGTGGCCACCAGTGTTTCCGACGTTGTCAATGCCTCGCTGTACATGCAACAGAAG TCCACAGTATTGATCGCCAATGAGGCAGCAGATTCACAACAGAGCTCCGCCATGCCCAATTCTGGAGGCGGTAATactggcggcggcggcggaggcGGTGGCACGCCCAATTCACCGCTCAGCAGCTCCCCGTCCAGCGTAGCAGCCTCGCAGGCGGGCGGATGCGGACTGGCCCTGAACGGCAGTGCCACCGAGGGCAGTATGTCCGGGGACACATCGCCGGTGGCCAGTGGTGAACCGCTCCTGCAGACGCCGCCCTCCCtccaacaacagcagcagcagcaacagcagcagcagcagcaacagcaaccgcTCCTGTGCAGCAGTCCCACATCGATGCAATCGGCTGGCACTTCGGTGACAGGCAGCTCGATAGCATCCGGCACATTGGCGgccaccagcagcagcggcgTTGGACTCTTGCCCACCACCGGATTGGACAGTATCGCCAATGGTGGTGCAGCCGGCTGTGCCGTGGTGCCGGCCAGCACATCGCAGGTGATCGCCCACCTGAATGCAGCCGCCGCAGCGGCCAGCGGCATCATGTCGCCCACCGCCAGTGTGGCCTCTAGTCTCAGCAGCGCCCTAGTCCCGGCCCAGTCGGTCGCCGTCGCCACCCTCGATGCCAAGAGCCAGCCCAAGCGGCTGCACGTCTCCAACATACCGTTCCGCTTCCGGGATCCCGATCTGCGGGCCATGTTTGGG CAATTTGGCACCATTTTGGATGTGGAAATCATTTTCAACGAGCGCGGCAGCAAG GGATTCGGTTTTGTAACATTCGCTAACAGCAACGATGCAGAACGAGCACGCGAACGTCTACACGGCACCGTGGTTGAGGGACGCAAAATCGAG GTGAATAACGCCACTGCACGTGTACAAACCAAAAAAGTGACAACAGTACCCAACG TCTGCGTACAATGGCCAGAAG CCGCCGTTGCCGCCGCAATGCGTGGAGTGGCCATCCAGCGCGGACACGTGGGCGTGGTCGGCGCCGCCCCCTACCATCATCCCCATCATCCGCATCACCATCCGGCGCTGCTGGCGgcctccgccgccgccgcccaacagcagcagcaacgccAACTGGCCGCCGCCGCCGTGGCCACAGCAGCAGTCgcccaacagcagcagcagcagcaggctgttgcccagcagcaacagcagcaggttGTTGCCGccgcacagcagcaacaccaccagcagcagcagcaacagcagcagcagcaacaacaacaacaacaggcagtgcagcagcaacaccagcagcagcagcaacaccaacagcagcaacaacagcaacatgcCGCCGCCGTCGCAGCTGCCGCTTCGCATCCGCATCTGCATGCCGCCCATGCCCATGCCCACGCCCACGCCCATGGTCTTGGCCCACAATTGGCGCAACTGCAGGCGGTAGCCGTGCCCACGGCCGCCAGCAATGCGGCGGCATTGCAGCAATCCCTGGCCGCCGCCATCCAGAATCCGAGCGGTAATCCCaatgctgccgctgccgccgcctaTGCCGCCCGTCTGTCGGCGGCCACGGGCGCCACACAATCGTCGCAATCggccgctgctgctgcggctgctgcttCCATGGCTGCGTCGGCCAATGCGGCCAACAATGCGGCCGCTTTGCATGGATTCGCGCC TGTATACTATGATCCCTTCTTAGCAGCCGCTGCATCCGCTGATCCAAATCTACGCTTCCAG GCCACTGCTCCGCTGTTAAAGACACCGCTGTCTCAGGCCCAGCAGCAGGCGTACGCCACGGCGGCCACCACCTACACGGCGGTAGCCGCCCGAGCCTACGGAGCCGCTGCCGCAGCAGCCGCCCAGCCAGCCCTCGGCTACGCCACCGTAGCTGG ataTGCGCGCGAATATGCAGATCCTTATCTAGGACATGGCATTGGACCAGTTCCTGGATACGGG GCAACCATGTATCGCGGTGGCTTCAATCGTTTCACGCCATATTAA